GATATtgttcttgatttttttacttGATACTAAAACCTTATGCATCATCTATTTCTTTTATAATTAATATTAGACTGCTGGGTCCCAAGATGGTGAATAATTGTTTTTTGCTTTTCAGGTTACTGAACTTTCCCCAGAAGAGGCCGAGAGTTCTACTGGTGGATACGGGAAAAGCATTAGCCATGTAGTCATAGGCTTGAAGACTGTAAAAGGGACTAAGCAACTGAAGTTAGATCCTACAATTTATGATGCTTTAATAAAGGAAAAGGTTACTGGCTGTTCTCCTCTCCCACCCTCTGGAGCTATACTTTAGTCCATCCCTCTGCAGCTATACTTTATGTTCCATATGCATCAAACTTTTGAAAAACAGTGGGTGGATTGTTCATGTTTCGTGTTCAGAATAGTCTTTGTGCAATATTGAACCTGGTACCAATTTATGTAAAATATTTAGTCAAGCAAGCTCACGTGTATCATCATACTTCTCTTGTTCACTATCAGAATTTTTTATTGTGTTCATAGAAGACCATCATAGATTTCTTTTATGCACACTACCATAATGAGACTTGTTACATTGAGATATTCAGTCTTATTTTAATTTCCCTGGGTCAGGCATCTGTTCTGCTATTTTTATATATTCTGTGGTAGCTTTTTTGACGTTTCATGATTTGGATATGGGATGCAGGTGGCAGTGGGCGACGTTATATACATCGAAGCTAACAGCGGTGCAGTGAAAAGAGTCGGTAGATGTGATGCTTTTGCTACAGAATACGATCTTGAAGCAGAGGAGTATGTCCCAATTCCCAAAGGGGAAGTCcacaagaaaaaggaaatagtGCAGGTACAGATGCTATTTTACCCTTACGTTTTTTGCTTGTAAGTTGTGCAGCCAATTCTGCATAAATGAACGTCTTGATAACTGAATAAAAAATAATGCAATCATGTTTAAGTGGGGTGTAAAAAATTGCTCTCAAAAGGATTGAAGTTGGGAGCATAGGGCATTCGTTAATATGAAGCATCTTGCTGTACCGGTGTGTTGCTGAAGCATGCTTACATATATGGTTTCCCTACCAAGTAGTTGTAAAAGTTCCTATTGCATCATGATATACAAGTTTATTCTTGTTTTCCGGTTCTATGTAGGATTGTAGGTCAACTGAAGAGAGGAAATAATAttcttattttctgtgtaggaCGTTACACTTCATGACCTTGATGCTGCAAATGCCCAGCCACAAGGAGGCCAAGATATTTTGTCCCTTATGGGCCAGATGATGAAGCCACGGAAAACTGAGATCACCGAGAAGCTACGCCAAGAGATTAATAAGGTTTCAAAATTCTCATCATTTGACTTTTACTcttctaacttttttttacaaaattttGATTGGAGTTGACATGTTTTTATATTGTATGGTCATAGGTGGTTAACAAATATATCGATGAAGGTATTGCAGAGCTTGTACCTGGCGTGCTGTTCATTGACGAGGTATCATCTTATTTTTGCCTTGTGATTGAAGTTTGAAAAATCTGCTGTCCTTTCTTTTGTGAGGTAGAAAATGTACTGTTCGTAATAAGCTTATTCTCGATCGCCAAAAATATGAATCCGATTGATCTTGTTTATTAACAGTTTTCCTGCTGTCAAGCATACAGTGGATTATCCACCTTGTGGCTCAGTGTTGCTCCGATGAACTTATCCCTACTAAATGTTAGAATTATTCCTTACAGTGATTTGAATTGATTAATTACAAACTTTGTTTGTAGGTCCACATGCTGGACATTGAATGCTTCTCTTATCTTAATCGTGCTTTGGAGAGCCCATTATCACCGATCGTAATACTTGCTACAAACAGAGGAATATGTACTGTAAGGTAAGCAGTTTGATTTACCAGTTGAATTGCTCCATGCTTAACTGCAATACGAGAACAAAACTGTCTTGTCTACTACTTACATTGTTATACACTTTATGATTTTGCAATTTATGTTGTGCTTTTATTCAGAGGAACCGATATGACAAGTCCGCATGGTATACCGGTCGACCTTCTAGATAGGTTGGTGATCATACGGACAGAAACATATGGTCCTACCGAGATGATCCAGGTTCCTATTTCACGTCTTATTATACGTGTTAGGCTTCTTTGTAGAAATgcttttgatgttttttttttaattttgcttTGCAGATATTGGCTATTAGAGCACAGGTTGAAGAGATTGATATTGATGAGGAAAGTCTTGCATTTCTAGGAGAGGTTGGACAGCAGACCTCTTTGAGGTAtgattcttcttgttgttgttgattaTGTCCATACCTTTACGCCCCATGCTGATATTTCAAATGTGATATTCAAAAAGAATTTAACTGGAATATGGGATGAAAGTATTTTGTTGAGTATTTAGAAATTAGGTAGTTTCCCCTCAGTCTCAAGTCTGTCTTCCCAAGTCTGGTGTTTAACATGTATCTCTAGTTTAAGCATCAATATCACTGTCGGGTTTGATATCACCGAGCTATTTAATTGTTGGTAGTAATCGTAGTAATAAATCTTGAATCTCTTTTTACAGACATGCCATTCAGTTGCTGTCACCTGCTAGTGTCGTAGCAAAGGCTAATGGGAGAGAGAAGATCTGCAAGGTATGCATTGAATTTCAATAAGATATTTACATCTTCCTAGCTTGATCTTATTCATTCATACATGCTTATACTCTGAACCATGACCGTATCAGGCTGATCTTGAAGAAGTTGGTGTTCTGTATTTGGACGCAAAGTCTTCCGCTCGTCTGCTTCAGGAGCAGCAAGAAAGATACATCACCTAAATTTCTCCTGCAGGGCAAGAATGTCACCAAGAAAACTCACCTGTCGGCTCTAGTATTTCGACAGTCCTCCCCTGGCTCCACTTGGTAACCAGGCGCAAAGACTTCTTCGGGACCACTGTCGGGGGCCATTATTTTCCTAGCAGCTGCAGTCTGGACTTCCATTAGTCCCTTGAGAACAATTTGATTCCTTCCGGCTATTGTTTGTTCGCATTACTGTTTGTTGATTAGATTTTGTAAGAACTACCGTGTGTCTTAGTTAATTATGCTAATTAATGGCAATATTTTCTCCGTCGACGATCAATGTCCTCTGATGTATTCGGTCCTCGTTGGATTGTTTTGTGCAAGAATTAGAATTTGGTGTCATGTCCTGGGGGGAAACTTGAACTGAATGTGCCAAGCATTCTCATTGTACGTTTCCTCGCGCACTGTTGGTCATGTGAGCTCGAGAATCTAACAATTTTGGTAGTAGGACTATGTGGTAAAATTTGCTTTTAAAACAACGTTAATTCTTTTGGGGAAGTTGCGGGAACATGGTAACTTTACCGAATACACCGCAACAGTGCAAATGAAGGGTGAGTTTAGTTCTTCCTCTACGCGCAAGAGcctcttttcttcctcctcatgaTGACCTTCTAATGTCAGTTTCTTAATTTGTCAGAGCGATTTGTCTCGAAACTTGTTCGCTTAATTGTACTACAGTTTTCAGCTCTGCAAAATTCCATGGCCATTGGAAGCTAgaggcaaaaggaaaagaTCTTTTTTCTCCAAGCATTATTGGTTAGCTTAACAGGGATCTATCCATCTTCCACAAAAGTTGGAATAATAAGAACCATAACGTTGGCGCTGCTTCATCTCGATCGATCACGAATTCCCGTCCACTAGCTCACAGCCTCCGTCTTTTCATTTGCAATTCAAGGATAAGCAGCGTCGGCACCGCACAGTACGAAGTTCACCACCTTGTGCAAAAATACAGGGCGCTCCATGTACGGCACCGCACTTCGCCTCACATACGCATCTACGTGCTGCCCCGTGCCCGGGGCGCGACAACAACGTACCAGGAATCGATCGA
The Brachypodium distachyon strain Bd21 chromosome 2, Brachypodium_distachyon_v3.0, whole genome shotgun sequence genome window above contains:
- the LOC100835511 gene encoding ruvB-like protein 1 codes for the protein MRIEEVQSTSKKQRIATHTHIKGLGLDANGTAIGMSAGFVGQAAAREASGLVVDMIRQKKMAGRALLLAGPPATGKTALALGISQELGSKVPFCPMVGSEVYSSEVKKTEVLMENFRRAIGLRIKENKEVYEGEVTELSPEEAESSTGGYGKSISHVVIGLKTVKGTKQLKLDPTIYDALIKEKVAVGDVIYIEANSGAVKRVGRCDAFATEYDLEAEEYVPIPKGEVHKKKEIVQDVTLHDLDAANAQPQGGQDILSLMGQMMKPRKTEITEKLRQEINKVVNKYIDEGIAELVPGVLFIDEVHMLDIECFSYLNRALESPLSPIVILATNRGICTVRGTDMTSPHGIPVDLLDRLVIIRTETYGPTEMIQILAIRAQVEEIDIDEESLAFLGEVGQQTSLRHAIQLLSPASVVAKANGREKICKADLEEVGVLYLDAKSSARLLQEQQERYIT